From the Aquitalea magnusonii genome, one window contains:
- a CDS encoding gp16 family protein yields MKDSRKALIAKLHIARQQLAMADADYRSLLARIAPGCTSSTQLDLLQLLQVLAEMQRLGFVPRPGPRHSKRPQPTAGRQALIGKIEALLAEARRPWHYADAMARRMFQIDKVDWLDAQQLHKLVAALMMDARRAGRKTK; encoded by the coding sequence ATGAAAGACTCTCGCAAGGCCCTGATCGCCAAACTGCACATCGCCCGCCAGCAACTGGCCATGGCCGATGCTGACTACCGCAGCCTGCTGGCGCGCATCGCACCCGGCTGCACCAGCAGTACCCAACTGGACCTGCTGCAGTTATTGCAGGTGCTGGCGGAAATGCAGCGCCTGGGCTTTGTTCCCAGGCCCGGCCCACGCCACAGCAAACGGCCACAACCCACCGCAGGCCGCCAGGCATTGATAGGCAAGATCGAAGCACTGCTGGCCGAAGCCCGTCGCCCCTGGCACTACGCCGACGCCATGGCCAGGCGCATGTTTCAGATAGACAAGGTGGATTGGCTGGACGCACAGCAACTGCACAAGCTGGTCGCCGCGCTGATGATGGACGCACGCCGCGCTGGGAGGAAAACAAAATGA
- a CDS encoding IS3 family transposase (programmed frameshift) codes for MSKPRFPEAFKIEAVKQVTERGYPVAEVASRLGVSAHSLYQWLKRFDPKRAQPAEPADQQAEIRRLKAELKRVTEERDIPKKGRRILCQGVRVRYAFIRAHAQQFPIRRLCRVMSVHPSGYYAWKASPHSPRAREDQRLLEHIKQAWLESGGVYGYRKVHDDLQAQGERCGKHRVARLMKQEGLRSQTGYHRRPGHYSGRPAVVAPNHLQRQFSVNEPNTTWVTDITYIRTHEGWLYLAVVLDLFSRQVIGWSMQSRIDRELVLNALLMAVWRRQPKQEVLVHSDQGSQFSSYDWQDFLKAHRLVPSMSRRGNCHDNAVAESFFQLLKRERIKRKTYHDREEARRDIFDYIEMFYNPKRRHGSANGLSPVEFEKQYFQRLKSV; via the exons ATGAGCAAGCCGCGTTTCCCCGAAGCGTTCAAGATTGAAGCAGTCAAACAGGTAACCGAGCGTGGTTACCCAGTGGCCGAAGTCGCCAGCCGTCTCGGCGTATCTGCCCACAGCCTGTATCAATGGCTGAAACGCTTCGACCCCAAGCGCGCCCAACCGGCCGAACCCGCAGACCAGCAAGCCGAAATCCGACGTCTCAAGGCAGAGCTCAAACGGGTCACCGAGGAGCGCGACATCC CTAAAAAAGGCCGCCGCATACTTTGCCAAGGAGTCCGGGTAAGGTATGCCTTCATCCGGGCCCATGCACAGCAGTTCCCTATTCGACGTCTGTGTCGTGTTATGTCGGTGCATCCCAGTGGCTACTACGCCTGGAAAGCATCCCCGCATTCACCACGAGCGCGTGAAGACCAGCGCTTGCTGGAGCACATCAAGCAGGCGTGGCTCGAAAGTGGCGGTGTCTATGGCTATCGCAAGGTGCATGACGACTTGCAGGCTCAGGGAGAGCGCTGTGGCAAACATCGTGTGGCTCGGCTGATGAAGCAGGAGGGCTTACGTTCGCAGACGGGTTACCACCGGCGTCCTGGGCATTACAGTGGCCGCCCGGCCGTGGTGGCACCTAACCACCTACAACGCCAGTTCTCCGTGAATGAGCCGAATACAACCTGGGTGACCGACATCACTTATATCCGCACGCATGAGGGGTGGTTGTACCTGGCGGTGGTGCTGGACCTGTTCTCGCGGCAGGTGATTGGCTGGTCGATGCAGTCACGTATCGATAGAGAGCTGGTGCTGAATGCCCTGTTGATGGCGGTATGGCGACGTCAGCCCAAGCAGGAAGTGCTGGTGCATTCCGACCAGGGGAGCCAGTTCAGTAGTTACGACTGGCAGGACTTCTTGAAGGCTCATCGCTTGGTACCCAGCATGAGTCGGCGTGGGAACTGCCACGACAATGCCGTGGCAGAGAGTTTCTTCCAGTTGCTGAAGCGGGAGCGCATCAAGCGCAAAACCTATCACGACAGGGAGGAGGCCCGGCGGGATATCTTCGATTACATCGAAATGTTCTACAACCCGAAACGCCGGCATGGTTCCGCAAACGGGCTATCGCCGGTAGAGTTTGAGAAGCAATATTTCCAACGGCTCAAGAGTGTCTAG
- a CDS encoding ComEC/Rec2 family competence protein: MTIQSINTRFRAYQLDTAGSSFSYFSGNEFILIEGRYCDANEYSIKQEMSICEIEKIGVLHITSWDQDHCSPSQLQKIIDDFHPRKIEYPGYAPHTDCGKESLDIIRYYKEKNLVDNIVSITPKYIESLSPSSSYGYKNILYWPKEIDNDCANNNSTVKQFRSGCFNVLSLGDVESTQIASYLRRTRSIYSEVDVMIMAHHGADNGFTTSTFIKEVKPILAIATSNYGNQFDHPRQEIRDLLYKNDVRLFTTKTGDVIVKSIGNHTGQFEVVNLKAGNTEVSSRYTGVARKNHFLKNNNDTLRDRQATHNRGPKH, encoded by the coding sequence ATGACAATTCAGTCAATAAATACCAGATTTCGCGCATATCAGCTCGACACGGCTGGATCTTCATTTTCCTACTTTAGTGGTAATGAATTTATATTAATAGAAGGTCGATACTGCGATGCGAATGAATACAGCATTAAACAAGAGATGAGTATATGTGAGATTGAGAAGATAGGAGTTTTACATATTACATCTTGGGACCAGGATCACTGCTCGCCCTCTCAGTTGCAAAAAATTATCGATGATTTTCATCCAAGAAAAATCGAATATCCCGGATATGCGCCACATACTGATTGCGGCAAGGAGAGTCTGGATATAATAAGATATTACAAAGAAAAAAATTTAGTTGATAACATAGTATCTATTACTCCGAAGTATATAGAAAGCCTTAGCCCATCATCAAGCTATGGGTACAAAAATATATTATACTGGCCAAAAGAAATTGATAATGATTGTGCAAATAATAACTCTACAGTAAAGCAATTTAGGAGCGGTTGTTTTAATGTTTTAAGTCTTGGTGATGTTGAGTCAACGCAAATTGCATCATACCTCAGAAGAACTCGTTCTATTTATTCGGAGGTGGATGTTATGATCATGGCTCATCATGGTGCAGATAATGGATTTACAACGTCAACTTTTATTAAGGAAGTAAAGCCAATCTTGGCTATTGCAACATCCAATTATGGAAATCAATTCGATCATCCTAGGCAGGAAATAAGAGATCTGCTTTACAAAAATGATGTGCGTCTATTTACAACAAAAACTGGGGATGTGATTGTTAAATCAATAGGCAATCACACAGGGCAGTTTGAGGTTGTTAATCTTAAAGCTGGAAACACTGAAGTATCGAGCCGATATACAGGAGTGGCTCGAAAAAATCATTTTTTAAAAAACAATAACGACACGTTACGAGATCGCCAAGCAACACACAACAGAGGGCCGAAACACTGA
- a CDS encoding helix-turn-helix domain-containing protein, which translates to MKTLLPNRLPAQLEQRGGKSKRQRIWEAIRARQQDLSVAELACASGVDNATTISYLRALEKGGYLHAHSPASSNGTGKRYRLMRDNGVEAPRLNKSGQPVSQGNGNETLWRTMRILGQFSSRDLIQHAASAGIHIADDSANTYLRTLYRAGYLQLLEASRPLGVGKGKTLNRYRLLPGKYTGPRPPMIQRSKCVYDPNLARVVWQEDIRHDDD; encoded by the coding sequence ATGAAAACCCTGCTCCCGAACCGACTGCCCGCCCAGCTGGAACAACGCGGTGGCAAAAGCAAGCGCCAGCGCATCTGGGAAGCCATCCGCGCCCGGCAACAAGACCTCAGCGTCGCCGAACTGGCCTGCGCCAGCGGCGTGGACAACGCCACCACCATCAGCTACCTGCGCGCACTGGAAAAAGGCGGCTACCTGCACGCCCACAGCCCGGCCAGCAGCAACGGCACCGGCAAACGCTACCGGCTGATGCGTGACAACGGCGTGGAAGCCCCGCGCCTGAACAAAAGCGGCCAGCCGGTCAGCCAGGGCAACGGCAACGAAACCCTGTGGCGCACCATGCGCATCCTCGGTCAGTTCAGCAGCCGCGACCTGATCCAGCACGCCGCCAGCGCCGGCATCCACATTGCCGATGACAGCGCCAACACCTATCTGCGCACCCTGTACCGCGCCGGCTACCTGCAACTGCTGGAAGCCTCGCGCCCGCTGGGCGTGGGCAAGGGCAAAACCCTCAACCGCTATCGCCTGCTGCCCGGCAAATACACCGGCCCGCGCCCGCCCATGATCCAGCGCAGCAAATGCGTGTACGACCCCAACCTGGCCAGGGTGGTCTGGCAAGAGGACATCCGCCATGACGACGACTGA
- a CDS encoding HU family DNA-binding protein, giving the protein MNKQQLITALSDKAGLSKADALRLVDALEQTIREQAQQGNEVAFASIGRFKVRTSAARNGRNPKTGESLAIPAKRKVVFLPGKALKDAIA; this is encoded by the coding sequence ATGAACAAGCAACAACTCATCACCGCCCTGTCCGACAAGGCCGGCCTCAGCAAGGCCGACGCCCTGCGCCTGGTCGACGCACTGGAACAGACCATCCGCGAACAAGCACAGCAAGGCAATGAAGTCGCTTTCGCCAGCATCGGCCGCTTCAAGGTACGCACCAGCGCCGCCCGCAACGGCCGCAACCCCAAAACCGGCGAAAGCCTGGCCATCCCGGCAAAACGCAAGGTGGTGTTCCTGCCGGGCAAGGCCTTGAAGGACGCCATTGCCTGA
- a CDS encoding AAA family ATPase, which yields MTHPHSHRIAPIANLDLVAVVMEKLVNRQDSLPGLAVYYGPSGWGKTTATVAVANRSRAYYVQLRSAWSRKTLLEKILFEMGIKPAGTIPALLDQICEQLAASRRPLILDEFDYCADKHGMIELVRDIYEGSQSSLLLVGEEQLPHKLKRFERFHGRVLSWLPAAAVSLADSRQLAAIYCPDIPLADDLLQHLVALSHGSVRRVSVNLVNVYDTALVEGMDSVDLATWGQRPLYTGEAPRRHGSAA from the coding sequence ATGACCCACCCGCACAGCCACCGCATCGCCCCCATTGCCAACCTCGACCTGGTCGCGGTGGTGATGGAAAAACTGGTCAACCGCCAGGACAGCCTGCCCGGCCTGGCCGTCTACTACGGCCCCTCCGGCTGGGGCAAAACCACCGCCACCGTGGCGGTGGCCAACCGCAGCCGCGCCTATTACGTGCAACTGCGCAGCGCCTGGAGCCGCAAGACCCTGCTGGAAAAAATCCTGTTTGAAATGGGCATCAAGCCCGCTGGCACCATCCCCGCCTTGCTCGACCAGATCTGCGAACAACTGGCCGCCAGCCGCCGCCCGCTCATCCTGGACGAATTCGACTACTGCGCGGACAAGCACGGCATGATCGAACTGGTGCGCGACATCTACGAAGGCAGCCAGTCCAGCCTGCTGCTGGTGGGTGAGGAACAACTGCCGCACAAGCTCAAGCGCTTCGAACGCTTCCACGGCCGCGTGCTGTCCTGGCTGCCCGCCGCCGCCGTCAGCCTGGCCGACAGTCGCCAGTTGGCTGCCATCTACTGCCCGGACATCCCGCTGGCCGACGACCTGCTGCAACACCTGGTGGCCCTCAGCCACGGCAGCGTGCGCCGCGTGTCGGTCAACCTGGTCAATGTCTACGACACCGCCCTGGTGGAAGGCATGGACAGCGTGGACCTGGCCACCTGGGGCCAGCGCCCGCTGTACACCGGCGAAGCCCCGCGCCGCCATGGCAGCGCAGCATAA
- a CDS encoding helix-turn-helix domain-containing protein: protein MNTSAAVKKTAPDWHRADIVAALHKQGWSLRKLSREIGLSAGALNNALDRPWPKAERIIAATIGQPPEVIWPSRYAKRHSKPVLPPLVSAMVLADPASALS, encoded by the coding sequence ATGAACACATCTGCTGCCGTCAAAAAAACCGCACCGGACTGGCACCGTGCGGACATCGTAGCGGCCCTGCACAAACAGGGCTGGTCCCTGCGCAAGTTATCGCGGGAAATCGGCCTGAGCGCCGGAGCGCTCAACAACGCCCTGGACCGGCCCTGGCCCAAGGCGGAACGCATCATCGCCGCCACCATCGGCCAGCCACCAGAAGTGATCTGGCCCAGCCGCTACGCAAAACGCCATTCTAAACCGGTTTTGCCTCCTCTTGTTTCCGCCATGGTACTGGCCGACCCCGCCAGCGCCCTGTCCTGA
- a CDS encoding DUF3164 family protein codes for MSTPQGYKQDARGRLVPLEHIKPIDQARDDLVNDIVNRARQLNRSLADFKTAVFADINAFVELSGERYGAKLGGSKGNVTLLSFDGRYKLLRAIQDTLAFDEGLQAAKSLIDECLHEWTEDARSEIRAIVGDAFNVDKAGNISTGRILGLRRLDIQDEKWQRAMQTLSDSVRVQCSKSYIRIYERIGDSDQYQALPLDIAGV; via the coding sequence ATGAGCACCCCGCAAGGCTACAAACAGGACGCCCGCGGCCGGCTGGTGCCGCTGGAACACATCAAGCCCATCGACCAGGCACGGGATGATCTGGTCAACGACATCGTCAACCGCGCCCGCCAGCTCAACCGCAGCCTGGCGGACTTCAAAACCGCCGTGTTTGCCGACATCAACGCCTTTGTCGAACTGTCCGGCGAACGCTACGGCGCGAAGCTGGGCGGCTCCAAGGGCAATGTGACGCTGCTCAGTTTTGATGGCCGCTACAAGCTGCTGCGCGCCATTCAGGACACGCTGGCCTTCGACGAAGGCCTGCAAGCCGCCAAAAGCCTGATCGACGAATGCCTACACGAATGGACGGAAGACGCCCGCAGCGAAATCCGCGCCATCGTCGGCGATGCCTTCAATGTCGACAAGGCCGGCAACATCAGCACCGGCCGCATCCTCGGCCTGCGCCGCCTCGACATCCAGGACGAGAAATGGCAACGCGCCATGCAGACGCTGTCCGACTCGGTGCGGGTGCAATGCTCCAAAAGCTACATCCGCATTTATGAACGCATCGGCGACAGCGACCAGTATCAGGCGCTGCCGCTCGACATCGCAGGGGTATGA
- a CDS encoding helix-turn-helix domain-containing protein, translating into MTTTEPHWLALLRRAAAASSIGQLAKRMGYSRTTLSLVLAGKYPGDTRHVARKALALLDSCHCPWLQQDIRQADCRAIALAQAPTHHPGKLAHWRACQHCPQRPQGEGERHDANHPA; encoded by the coding sequence ATGACGACGACTGAACCGCACTGGCTTGCCCTGCTACGCCGCGCCGCCGCAGCCAGCAGCATCGGCCAGCTGGCCAAGCGCATGGGCTACAGCCGCACCACCCTCAGCCTGGTGCTGGCCGGCAAATACCCCGGCGACACCCGCCACGTGGCGCGCAAGGCGCTGGCACTGCTGGACAGCTGCCACTGCCCCTGGCTGCAACAGGACATTCGCCAGGCGGACTGCCGCGCCATCGCCCTGGCCCAGGCCCCCACCCATCACCCCGGCAAGCTCGCCCACTGGCGTGCCTGCCAGCACTGCCCGCAACGCCCACAAGGAGAAGGAGAACGCCATGACGCCAACCATCCTGCCTGA
- a CDS encoding M15 family metallopeptidase, translating into MASRLVTDLHPDLQPLAHAFVRQCADAGVDVLIYCTWRSGAEQDALYAQGRSKPGPRVTNARAGQSAHNFTIQGKAASRAFDAVPMVGGKPQWDARHAHWQVMGRIGEGLGLNWYGNPKAKFREFPHFELAKGWQ; encoded by the coding sequence ATGGCCAGCCGCCTTGTTACCGACCTTCACCCCGACTTGCAGCCCTTGGCGCATGCCTTTGTGCGCCAGTGCGCCGATGCCGGGGTAGACGTACTGATTTACTGCACCTGGCGTTCCGGGGCCGAGCAGGATGCCCTGTATGCCCAGGGCCGCAGCAAGCCCGGCCCCAGGGTGACCAATGCCCGCGCCGGGCAGTCGGCCCACAACTTCACCATCCAGGGCAAGGCTGCGTCCCGTGCGTTTGATGCCGTGCCCATGGTGGGCGGCAAGCCGCAATGGGATGCCCGTCACGCGCACTGGCAGGTGATGGGCCGCATTGGCGAGGGGCTCGGGCTGAACTGGTATGGCAACCCCAAGGCGAAGTTTCGTGAGTTTCCGCATTTTGAACTGGCCAAGGGGTGGCAGTAA
- a CDS encoding helix-turn-helix domain-containing protein: protein MHDTPVKQDYRSLRRQTGLNQQQFWSRVFVTQSGGSRYENERSVPAPVAELVRLHHQLGIDTSKITPANAELLRSLLSGDIDSAMLEATAQRCRLVMAALGNGASELLTLSGHITRVLGTHTEARP from the coding sequence ATGCACGACACCCCCGTCAAGCAAGACTACCGCAGCCTGCGCCGCCAGACCGGGCTGAACCAGCAACAGTTCTGGAGCCGGGTTTTCGTCACCCAGTCCGGCGGCAGCCGCTACGAAAACGAGCGTAGCGTCCCCGCCCCGGTGGCCGAACTGGTGCGCCTGCACCACCAGCTGGGCATCGACACCAGCAAGATCACCCCCGCCAACGCCGAACTGCTGCGCAGTCTGCTGTCCGGCGACATCGACAGCGCCATGCTGGAAGCCACCGCCCAGCGCTGCCGGCTGGTAATGGCCGCCCTGGGCAACGGAGCCAGCGAACTGCTCACCCTCAGCGGCCACATCACCCGTGTACTGGGTACCCACACGGAGGCCCGGCCATGA
- a CDS encoding Mu transposase C-terminal domain-containing protein: MTSRQYSATELLALKLPVLPGSKVALLARADKEHWPYQESRGRGGKRRLYTPPAYVMDAMRQAQAGSLINSEPAPPPAPLPAAAQNTAQTLCADARLGVLQVLQSLMQRTGYPMKKAAALLLDMARLGSASEQLQAMLKLARDERGRPSTDGLPSVRSLLRLAEYQQQGRLAPAQRQPQLNVPPWAASFMRHYQRPEKPTLEHAYRQFAAQWKAEQGQADLPSVWQVRRFVSKVGEISRHSGRMGERELKTLKPFIRRSFADLQPGDIYSADGHTFDAEVQHPLHGRPFRPEITTLVDIATRKAVGWSVGLAESALVVLDALRDACLKHGIPAVFYVDNGSGYKNQMMLDTATGFMARLGIEMINSLPYNSQARGVIERLHHTIWVNAAKTLPGYVGRDMDKQARHASFKITRHAIRQSGKNGSSAAMPLLGWADFVQFCEQQVADYNARPHRSLPRIADPATGRRRHMSPDEQWAAHLTQGFVPHSISDDEARPLFRPQLLRTVRRCEIELLGNRYFARALEEHHGEQLHVGYDIHDPSRVWVYDAAGRYLCSAELNGNQRDYLPRSLLQQARDKRAQGRERRLQQQLAEVRAERQGQPALTLQADEVLPGLRGTDIAGAFERLHSSPASPPTVSADGFAVPADPQQRLNLHRQLSSSDTPLSPQQQRWLASYAKSHEYKVLHQKTA, from the coding sequence ATGACGTCCCGGCAGTACAGCGCCACCGAGCTGCTGGCCCTCAAACTGCCGGTACTGCCCGGCAGCAAGGTCGCCCTGCTCGCCCGTGCCGACAAGGAACACTGGCCCTATCAGGAAAGCCGTGGCCGCGGTGGCAAGCGCAGGCTCTACACCCCACCGGCCTATGTGATGGACGCCATGCGCCAGGCTCAGGCTGGCAGTCTGATCAACAGCGAACCCGCGCCGCCCCCGGCCCCCCTGCCTGCCGCAGCGCAAAACACGGCCCAAACCCTCTGCGCCGATGCCCGTCTTGGCGTCTTGCAGGTCCTGCAATCGCTGATGCAGCGCACCGGTTACCCGATGAAAAAAGCCGCCGCCCTGCTGCTGGACATGGCCCGGCTGGGCAGCGCCAGCGAGCAGCTGCAAGCCATGCTGAAACTGGCGCGTGACGAGCGTGGCCGGCCCAGTACGGACGGTTTGCCCAGCGTGCGCAGCCTGCTGCGGCTGGCCGAATACCAGCAGCAAGGCCGTCTGGCCCCGGCCCAGCGCCAGCCGCAGCTGAATGTGCCGCCGTGGGCTGCCAGCTTCATGCGCCACTATCAGCGCCCGGAAAAACCCACGCTGGAACACGCCTACCGTCAGTTTGCCGCGCAGTGGAAGGCTGAACAGGGCCAGGCCGATCTGCCCAGCGTGTGGCAGGTACGGCGCTTTGTCAGCAAGGTGGGCGAAATCAGCCGCCACAGCGGCCGCATGGGCGAGCGCGAGCTCAAAACCCTCAAGCCCTTCATCCGCCGCAGCTTTGCCGACCTGCAACCGGGCGACATCTACAGCGCAGATGGCCACACCTTCGACGCTGAAGTACAGCACCCGCTGCACGGCCGCCCCTTCCGCCCGGAAATCACCACTCTGGTGGACATCGCCACCCGCAAGGCCGTGGGCTGGTCGGTGGGGCTGGCAGAAAGCGCACTGGTAGTGCTGGACGCGCTACGCGATGCCTGCCTCAAGCACGGCATCCCGGCGGTGTTTTATGTCGACAACGGCAGCGGCTACAAAAACCAGATGATGCTGGACACCGCCACCGGCTTCATGGCCCGGCTGGGCATCGAGATGATCAACAGCCTGCCCTACAACTCCCAGGCACGCGGGGTGATAGAACGGCTGCACCACACCATCTGGGTGAATGCCGCCAAAACCCTGCCCGGCTATGTCGGCCGGGACATGGACAAGCAGGCCAGGCATGCCAGTTTCAAGATCACCCGCCACGCCATCCGCCAGTCCGGCAAGAACGGCAGCAGCGCTGCCATGCCGCTGCTGGGCTGGGCCGACTTCGTGCAGTTTTGCGAGCAGCAAGTGGCTGACTATAACGCCCGCCCGCACCGCAGCCTGCCGCGCATTGCCGACCCGGCCACAGGCCGCCGTCGCCACATGAGCCCGGACGAACAATGGGCCGCCCACCTCACCCAGGGCTTTGTGCCGCACAGCATCAGCGATGACGAAGCCCGCCCGTTGTTCCGCCCGCAACTGCTGCGCACCGTGCGCCGCTGCGAAATCGAATTGCTCGGCAACCGCTACTTTGCCCGCGCACTGGAAGAACACCACGGCGAGCAGCTGCATGTCGGCTACGACATCCACGACCCCAGCCGCGTGTGGGTGTACGACGCCGCCGGCCGCTACCTGTGCAGCGCCGAACTCAACGGCAACCAGCGCGACTACCTGCCGCGCAGCCTGCTGCAACAAGCCCGCGACAAACGCGCCCAGGGCCGCGAACGCCGTCTGCAACAGCAGCTGGCGGAAGTCCGCGCCGAACGGCAAGGCCAACCCGCCCTCACTCTGCAGGCTGACGAAGTGCTGCCCGGCCTGCGCGGGACGGACATCGCCGGGGCCTTCGAGCGCCTGCACAGCAGCCCGGCGAGCCCGCCGACCGTCAGTGCAGACGGGTTTGCCGTCCCCGCCGACCCACAGCAACGCCTGAACTTGCACCGCCAGCTCAGCTCCAGCGACACCCCGCTCAGCCCGCAACAACAACGCTGGCTGGCCAGCTACGCCAAGAGCCACGAATACAAGGTATTGCACCAGAAAACCGCCTGA
- a CDS encoding Mor transcription activator family protein, whose protein sequence is MKLEQVQHLLPEMAQLIASLIGLPKALKLIEAWGGTTFPVSKNQRRQGQIRYEALAEVVGVDAADILTRHFGGEVLAIPRCAAALRAMRNQQIRDSFDSLSRHHPASHAVHQLARQYQITERQVWSILKTATDRTTGEQQGALF, encoded by the coding sequence ATGAAACTGGAACAGGTTCAACACTTGCTACCAGAAATGGCGCAACTCATCGCCAGTCTGATCGGCCTGCCCAAGGCGCTCAAGCTGATCGAAGCATGGGGCGGCACCACTTTTCCCGTCAGCAAAAACCAGCGCCGCCAGGGACAAATCCGCTACGAGGCGTTGGCCGAAGTGGTGGGCGTGGACGCTGCCGACATCCTCACTCGCCACTTTGGCGGCGAGGTCCTGGCCATCCCGCGCTGCGCCGCCGCCCTGCGTGCCATGCGCAACCAGCAGATCCGCGACAGCTTTGACAGCCTCAGCCGCCACCACCCCGCCAGCCACGCCGTGCACCAGCTGGCAAGGCAGTACCAGATTACGGAGAGGCAGGTGTGGAGCATATTGAAGACGGCAACTGACCGGACGACGGGAGAGCAACAAGGGGCGTTATTCTAG
- a CDS encoding DUF1804 family protein, protein MAHGQDTRDRLRRLYVLERISLEIAALQCAISQSTASRWKREALDKGDDWDKLRAAHLLAGDGIEAVARAALAGFMTQYQATMDALNANPDIPPEKKVQILASLADSFNKTVAASKRVLPETSQLATAMEVVQKLAGFIRERYPKHAQAFVEVLEPFGEELARVYG, encoded by the coding sequence GTGGCACACGGGCAGGACACCCGCGACAGGCTGCGCCGCCTGTATGTGCTGGAGCGCATCAGCCTGGAAATTGCCGCCCTGCAATGCGCTATCTCGCAGTCCACCGCCAGCCGCTGGAAGCGCGAGGCGCTGGATAAAGGGGATGACTGGGACAAGCTGCGCGCCGCCCACCTGCTGGCCGGGGATGGCATCGAGGCCGTGGCCCGCGCCGCACTGGCCGGCTTCATGACCCAGTACCAGGCCACCATGGACGCGCTGAACGCCAACCCGGACATCCCGCCGGAAAAGAAGGTACAGATTCTGGCCAGCCTGGCTGATAGCTTCAACAAGACGGTGGCCGCCAGCAAGCGCGTGCTGCCGGAAACCAGCCAGCTGGCCACGGCGATGGAGGTGGTGCAGAAGCTGGCCGGGTTTATCCGCGAGCGTTACCCCAAACACGCCCAGGCCTTTGTCGAGGTGCTGGAACCGTTTGGGGAGGAGCTGGCGAGGGTGTATGGCTAG